CCGGCTACCTCTCACACATCGCCGGCGACTTCTATCCGATTGTGCGGCTCGGGACGGACTACTACTTCTTTCCGAACCTGTTCTGGCCGCTGTTGTCGGCAACCCCCGATAGAACGCCGTCGTTTGCGGCGCATTCGCCCGACAGTCTACTCTCGCTTGCCGTCCCTGTGATCGTCTTCGGACTGGCCATCAGCTACAGCCTCGTGACGGTGTACTGGAGATACGAGCAGGTCTCAGCCGAAATACCACAACGGTAAAGCGTTCGCGGCCAACGGTCGTTGCTACTGAAGCAGTGGGTCTCAAGCGGCGGATTTCGAACTACCCGTCAGATATCAAAGCTACCGTTCCCGCCTCTGGAGATCGCGGAGTGAAGCTGAAACGCCTGTCTCAAACTGGGGTCGCCGATTCGATCGGTGCTTCGCCGCAGCTGACACAGATATACTCTTCGTCGACGGTGAGCACGACCGGTGAGTTACACTTGATGCACTTGATTTTCGCCGCACGGGATGGCTTTGCGTAGTCCCCCATTGTATGTACCTTACATAGCAATGTTATATGTAAAATGACATAAAATTACCCCTTTCAGCAATATTGTATCCGCAGCCGCTAGGAGGGGATAACTCAGTTATGCAGGAAAGCTAGCTCCGGCTAGTACACAACAGGAGAGAAATCCGTCAGAGAAAGAGATTCGTCAGAGAATAGACAAATGCCGCGTAAACTGTGGAAGTTCCTCAGTCCCGACGTGCCAGGAATCCAGCGCCTAGCAATGCTAGCACCGCGACGAGGACGGTGAAACCGGGGCCGCTCGAACTCGTGGTCTCGACCGAGCCCTCCGTTCCGGTTGTGTCTGTCTCATCAGGTTGCTGTGCCCCACCACCTGCGGTCGTGGCTGCTTCCGTTGGCACCTCTCCGTCTTCAGTCTCGACTGTCTCAGTGTCGTCGGTGTCGGTCGTAGCTTCGTCCTCAGTGTCTTCTTCAGTCCCCTCGGTATCGGAGTCGTCGTTCCCACTATCGTCATCGCTATCTCCGCTATCGCTGTCATCGCTCCCGTTATTGTTGTCGTCGTTGTCGTTGTTGTCGTTGTCGCCGTCACCGTTGTTGCCATCACTCCCGTCGTCGCCGCCGCCGTTGTTGCCATCACTCCCGTCGTCGCTATCGTCATCATCGTCGCCGGAATCGGTTTCGTTCGACTGTGATAGCGTGACTGTCCCGGTCGCGGAGTTGATATCGTTTGAGTCTTCGCCAACAGCGACGTGAACATACGTGTACGTCCCGTTTGGCCAGGAGTCGAGTGTTTCGACGTCGACGGTGGTATCGGAGGCACCGGAGACCGTCGTCGACGAGGCGTGCATCACGTCATCACCGGTCGAATCCGGCGATGCTTCGGAGAGAACGAACCCGAACAGCCCGATCAGTCCCGCTGACGGCATCGCTCCTGCTGCCGTCGAGTCCTCACCGGTGAGGGTAGCGTCATCGTCGGCCGACGAGACGCCGTTGACGCCGTCGAAGGAGTTCTCGACCGTGACTTGGTCTTCCGAGAAATTCTCATCGATTTCGCCGGTCACACGGACGGTGCTCGTCCGCTGTTGGAGTTCGTCCTCGTCGAGTAGCAACACAGCGTGCGTGACAGAGTCGTCCTCCAGTTCGGTCTCGATATCGAGCGAGACGTTATCGCCAGCGGTGATATCGTCGGAGGTCGCATCGACCGTCGACGGGCTTTCCTGAACCAGCGTCTGTTCGACGCCGACGACGGTCACGTTCCCATCGACCGAGACATTGTTGTCCGAAACGGACATGCCCTGTCCGTCATCGACAGTGACCAGGACGAAGCCGTAGGCACCGCCCGAGTCAGGCGTGTACGAGGTTTCGAGCGCACCGTTGTCATCTATCGAACCGACACCGTCTCCGTCGTCTAGCAGTTCGACCGAGTTGGCGTTGGAGTCGTTCGTAAAGATACTGGCCAGATCGGTTCTGACGCTTCCCTCACTAAACCCGGCCGAAGATGGGTTTTCGGAGAGTCTGACAGCGAGCAGTTGCGCCTCGTCACCAGCAAGTCCCGTCGTTCCAGCCCCGGTCGTTGATTCGAACCGAAGGTCTACTGATTCGCCCGTCTCGTGAATCGTGTACTCCTCCCTGTTGAGAGGGACGTCACCTGTCTGGGCAGACTCGATGTTGATGTACGTCTCCGGGGCTGCTATCGCCGTTGGGCCGGTGGAGGACGTCCGAAGCGGGAGCAGCGACCGTTCCCAGACATCCACGTTTTCCGTCACCGCTGTCGTTTGCCCTTCATCGACTGGCGTTGCCGCCGCCGACGTTACCGACAGGGGGGCGGCTAACACCAGCAGCACTGTGATCGCACAAATTACAGTGCGTTTTCCGTTTGTTGTTTTATACATTACTGAATTTTTTCGGAGGGGTGCGGTATAATTCTTATGCAGTGACATTCGACGCTACACAGTGTCATATGACGGTTACAAAACACGTACCTGCTGTCCGGGGATTTACAGCGCGAATCGTGAGTCGTGTCTCGGTAAATTACCTATTCGCATTCATGACAGGTTCCCGAGTTGATGGATTCCTTATAGTAAATGCTCGACAGCGGACCCGGGTTTAACAGCAATCGGCCAACAGTCGGCCGTGTCATCGAGTAGAATCTGCACACGTCGGCGCACAAAGAGGAGCTGTGTTCGGTGAACACCACCAGTAAAGGCCGCCCGATCAGTTACTCTCCGTCCTCTTCGTCGTCGTCCCCAGCATCACTCGGTCCGCCAGCGTTGTCCGGGGGACCGCCACCGTTGCCCGGGCCACCACCATTATCAGGGCCGCCGCCCGGACTCACTGCCACCGTGCCGGTATCCGAGTTGAGAGTCCCGGTTTCGTTACCGACTGCGACGTGGACGTACTGATACGCACCGTTTGGCCAA
The genomic region above belongs to Haloarcula hispanica ATCC 33960 and contains:
- a CDS encoding PGF-CTERM sorting domain-containing protein: MYKTTNGKRTVICAITVLLVLAAPLSVTSAAATPVDEGQTTAVTENVDVWERSLLPLRTSSTGPTAIAAPETYINIESAQTGDVPLNREEYTIHETGESVDLRFESTTGAGTTGLAGDEAQLLAVRLSENPSSAGFSEGSVRTDLASIFTNDSNANSVELLDDGDGVGSIDDNGALETSYTPDSGGAYGFVLVTVDDGQGMSVSDNNVSVDGNVTVVGVEQTLVQESPSTVDATSDDITAGDNVSLDIETELEDDSVTHAVLLLDEDELQQRTSTVRVTGEIDENFSEDQVTVENSFDGVNGVSSADDDATLTGEDSTAAGAMPSAGLIGLFGFVLSEASPDSTGDDVMHASSTTVSGASDTTVDVETLDSWPNGTYTYVHVAVGEDSNDINSATGTVTLSQSNETDSGDDDDDSDDGSDGNNGGGDDGSDGNNGDGDNDNNDNDDNNNGSDDSDSGDSDDDSGNDDSDTEGTEEDTEDEATTDTDDTETVETEDGEVPTEAATTAGGGAQQPDETDTTGTEGSVETTSSSGPGFTVLVAVLALLGAGFLARRD
- a CDS encoding metal-dependent hydrolase: MVARWRRLPSGPMVLLLLVATQLPDVIDKPLAWTVAILPSGRMLAHSLVVSLPVLTILVLLAARQSYGRHAVVFSAGYLSHIAGDFYPIVRLGTDYYFFPNLFWPLLSATPDRTPSFAAHSPDSLLSLAVPVIVFGLAISYSLVTVYWRYEQVSAEIPQR